The following proteins are encoded in a genomic region of Zea mays cultivar B73 chromosome 9, Zm-B73-REFERENCE-NAM-5.0, whole genome shotgun sequence:
- the LOC118473441 gene encoding protein PRRC2C-like, which produces MSSSSTRRAAGSSTPPPCVLSAPCSMALGSRTAPWASPLTFFLPSSPRLQLSHCSLTPAAGSPAPPSHLLDANVAGRTEPSMASPSLAASKADSQPPLPCSCRGELPSSKRSAAVTSPGLSSNSRSSSPTPASMDARLPLPWRPCFSLSGQENALPCFPLPSTPKHPAVSCALFFSMDSSRSNAAQAPAPPLFPTKQQPQRAAVVHGEQPLPSSRDITLVLAAQPIHDAVKTHARRCRGATRDACFGEAPKPWTHVQPESEFDRSIDL; this is translated from the exons ATGTCTTCTTCTTCCACACGGCGTGCAGCAGGGAGCTCAACTCCACCTCCCTGCGTGCTCTCTGCTCCTTGCTCCATGGCGCTCGGCAGCAGGACTGCTCCATGGGCGTCACCTCTCACCTTCTTCCTCCCTTCCTCCCCACGGCTGCAGCTCTCCCACTGCTCCCTCACGCCAGCAGCAGGGAGCCCAGCTCCTCCTAGCCATTTGCTCGACGCTAATGTAGCAGGACGCACGGAGCCCTCCATGGCGTCTCCTTCCCTGGCCGCGTCCAAGGCCGACAGCCAGCCTCCCCTTCCCTGCTCTTGCCGTGGCGAGCTCCCTTCCTCCAAGCGCTCGGCTGCAGTGACCTCCCCTGGCCTGAGCTCGAACAGCCGGTCTTCTTCCCCAACGCCGGCCTCCATGGATGCACGGCTCCCACTCCCATGGCGCCCCTGCTTTTCCCTGTCCGGCCAGGAAAACGCCCTTCCCTGTTTTCCTCTTCCCAGCACGCCAAAGCACCCTGCTGTTTCTTGCGCCCTATTTTTTTCCATGGACAGCAGCAGGAGCAATGCCGCCCAGGCCCCTGCTCCTCCCCTCTTCCCCACAAAACAGCAGCCGCAGCGAGCCGCCGTCGTCCATGGCGAGCAGCCTCTCCCCTCGTCGCGTGACATCACTCTCGTGCTCGCTGCGCAGCCCATTCACGACGCCGTCAAAACCCATG CTAGACGTTGCCGCGGAGCCACGCGCGATGCCTGTTTCGGTGAAGCCCCTAAACCGTGGACGCATGTGCAACCCGAATCCGAGTTTGACAGGTCGATAGATTTATGA